Part of the Hyla sarda isolate aHylSar1 unplaced genomic scaffold, aHylSar1.hap1 scaffold_3350, whole genome shotgun sequence genome, ATCCTATccttcttttccagcccaccgggagcacctgaaggctgaactaatttatcgcaggataagtcatcaactgccgagccgagaagttcgtgacgaatcgaaattactgtaagttcgctcatctctaatctcctgTAAGATATCGTACAGTTATGATACAGTGTcatttgcttctattacctccgtgCGCCGCTTTGTCCCGTTTTCATACACAGGACCCGCACCTAGAAGTTATGTAGTGCGATtcgttttattttactgttgtcgcTGACCTAAAAacgaaatgttccgaacgctggccagtggagtacccctttaaagggtatattactcctattaaaaaatcttaatccttcctgtacttattagctgctgaatactacagtggaaattcttttccgtttggaacacagagctctctgctgacatcacgagcgcagtgctctctgctgacatctctgtccattttaggaactgtccagaacagcatatctttgctatggggatttccttttactctgaacagttcctaaaatggacagggatgtcagcagagagcactgtgctcatgatgtcagcagacagctctgtgttccaaacggaaaataatttccactgtagtattcagcagctaataattacaggaaggattaagattttttaatagaagtaatttacaaatctgtttaactttctggcaccagttgatttaaaaaaaaaaaggtttttcactggagtacccctttaaggaattcctCTTTATTCACCATTTCTTAACAGTCCCACCCCGAAATACTCACGTATCTATAACGCCATCGTCCGTGGTAAGAGAAGGTGACAGCGTACAGATCCGGTGTACTTCTGAAGCCTCTCCTGCTCCTAGACTGGTCCTGAAGATGATAATGGGACACGGTGTGGTCGATCTGGTGTCTGAAAGTGGAGACTACAACATTTCCAATGCTGGAGTAGAACATACGGGAACATATATCTGTGAATCTACCAATGCGGCTGGCAGTGAGATGGCGGAGGGCACTCTAAATGTAGAAGGTGAGAAGCGGTAATGTACTCAAATGTCCTGAATATACAGATGTGTCTTTCCTTACACGTCCTCTTGACTCGACTATCCTGAGATGAGTGGCGGTAGATGACTGCAATACTCTGTCGGGAGAGGTTTACGCTGTATGTGACCACCCAGTGGATATGAAGTGAACTGCAGCCTGTCATGATAATGTATTGAGTTTAAGTTGTGAGAAATTACATAACAAAATAAGGTGGACACATTTATGTGCTTCGCTTTCTTGATGGGGCCTTTgtactgttaaaggagtactccgggatataaaaacgtatccactatcctaaggataggggataagtgtcagatcatggggggggtccaactgttgggaccccccgcgatctcctgaacgcgGGCCCCGACTCTCCTTCTAAATGGAGTATgtcgaccacagcacaaagcGATGGCCAACACGCgctctccatgcagctctatgggaaagccagagATTCCCGAGTGCAGCATTCCGGCTCCCTGTACaggagatggaggggggggagggtCCCAGCCGTCGTACTCTACACGATctgacaggggataagtttttatatCCCGGagatcttctttaaaggggtactctggtggaaaacttttttttttttttttttatcaactggtgccagaaagttaaacagatttgtaatttacttctattataaaatcttaatccttccagtacttattagctgctgaatactacagaggaaattattttctttttggaacacagtgctctctgctgacatcacgagcacagtgctctctgctgacatctctgtccattttaggaactgtccagagcagcatatgtttgccatggggattttctcctactctggcagttcctaaaatggacagagatgtcagcagagagcaatgtggtcatgatgtcagcagagagcactgtgttccaaaaagaaaataacttcctctgtagtattcagcagctaataagtcctggaaggattaagaatttttagtagaagtaatttacaaatctgtttaactttctggcaacagttgattaaaaaaaaagaaaagttttccaccggagtacccctttaaaggggttgtcctaccctatccacagcataggagataagtgtaTGGTTGCAGGGGGGCAGACTACTGGGACCCCATGCAATCTCAAGAAAGAGGTTACAGAGCCACCTATCACAAAACTGTGGTCACATGTGCACACTGCCCCTTCAACCACTGTCTTTGGGCATGTTTAATATAGCCGAGAATAGTGCTTACCTATCCAGCAGTAAACACACCAGACTAGGACTTGACAGGAGACTTAGTTCTTGGGCCGTCAACATTGTGAGAGACTTGACCACTAGATAATTGTTTAAGGTTGGAAATAATTGCCAGATCCTTCTTCCTTAGGGGCCATTAGTGAAAGAGTCCAACATGCTAATCAGTGCAATGGGGCATGTACCTGAGTGGTCTGATCGTGACCAATCTGTCCAGACAGATTCAGAAAGTTCAGATTCATGCCCCATTCAGAACTGAGGTGATGGAAACTGGGGTCTGTGGCCTTTTTAGCATATTGGGGGGCCAACAGTAATGCCACCAACTAGGATTTATTGGGGGGTTGGCACGAAGGAAAAAGAAGCATAAATCAGTGACGTGGCATCGTGGGTCCTGAGAGTTTAAGACGTGACAGGTCTCTTTGTGAAATCAAATACATTTGGCCATAACAGAAAAAATGTTCTGTGTTTCGTTCTCAGTTGCTCCCAAAAATACCTACATAGAGATCATTCCGTCTCCATTCGTAATAGAAGGTGACTCTGTACAGATAAGGTGCAGCTCAGAAGGCTCCCCAGACCCTAAACTTGTCCTGAAGATGAGATCAGAAGACGAACCCATCACCCTGGACTCAAGTGACGGATCTTACAATATCACTCATGTAGGAATAGAGAACGCAGGAACCTACATCTGTGAATCTGCCAATGTGGTGGGACAAGAACTGGGCCTTGGGAACACTGACCGTACAAGGTGagtgctcctcatcttcttaccTATTCTAACCCATTGTTAGTgacagagggtacaatgtgcagaatAGCTGAATGTTATAAGGCAAAACAAAATAGCTGTTGTACCTGTCCAGTCTTCATTCTAAATAACCTCATACATTCTCTTCCAGTTCCACCACGAAACACCACAGTGGTTGTGACTCCATCACAGAACATCAAAGAAGGTGATACAGTCACTATCACTTGTGAGACCCACAGCATCCCATCTCCAACCATCATTCTCCAGAAAGTGTGTGCCAAGAATAACACGCTGCTACAGAGCACCAATGGCACCTTTACACTGCACAATGTCACCACACAATGACACTGGAACATACACCCTCAAAATTATTAGCAGTGCTGGAAATGAAACAGAGGTCATCAATATCGTTGTGGCAGGTGAGATGCACTTAGGTTATCCTTAAAGCTTACATGGTATTCAGGTGGGCCAATAATATGACTTTTCTCTTTACTTTTtcattacatttaaaggggttctccgcccctagacatcttatcctctagccaaaggataggggataagatgtctgatcgcgtgggacttgccgctggggacccccgggatctcagctgctacaccacagacatccgatgcacggagcgaacttcgcttaatgccggatgactggccagacgggggtggaggctcgtgacatcacgaccacgcccctctcatggcatcatggccacgcccccctcaatgcaagtctatgggagggggcctgacgtctgtcatgcccccttccatagacttgcattgagggcccgtggccgtgacgtcacgagcctctggtgctgcacccgacgctctaaacgaattgCAGGGATATcgcagggacccctgcgatcagacattatatcctctatcccagtgtttcataaccagggtgcctccagctgttgcaaaactacaactcccagcatttcccagccgttggttgtctgggcatgctgggagttgtagttttgcaacagcttacaTCATATTCGGGTAGTCCAATAATATGACTTTTCTCTTTTACTTTTTCTttacctttaaagggatactccgcccctagacatcttatcccctatccaaaggataggggataagatgtctgatcgcgttggacccgccactggggaacccccgcgatctcgcttgctgcaccccagacatccggtgcacggagcgaacttcgctccatgccggatgactgccgatgcggggcagaggctcgtgacatcacggtcacgccctgcttgtggcatcacagccacaccccctcaaggcaagtctatgggagggggcgtgacatctgtcatgcccccttccatagacttgcattgagggggcgtggccgtgacgtcacgagcttccggtgctgcacccgacgctctaaacgaatagcAGGGATATtgcagggacccccgcgatcagacatcttatcctctatcccagtgtttcccaaccagggtgcctccagctgttgcaaaactacaactcccagcatgcccggacagccgttggctgtccgggcatgctggtagttgtagttttgcaacagctggaggcaccctggttgggaaacactgctctatcctttggataggggataagatgtctagcggcagagtacccctttaacaacaaaaCCCACATACAGGAAACCATAAACCGCCCTCTAGGAACACAAGGTTAGAGAAACTGCTCATAGAACATCTGGGGGACTTCTCTTCACTTGACTTCAGACCAGCACCTGGTAAATTGCACTAAAGACTTTTAGAAAGTTTTACATATTTTTGAGTTATTCAAagacacagctgctaaaaaaggTTTCGACTCCCACTGAACACTAAGGCTaggatttcacttttttttttttttttttgctaagtttttttcactgaaaaaaaaaaaaacagcacaattTCTTGCGTCTGATGTTTTTTTAtgccgtttttgcatttgagtggaaattgtatttttggcccGTTTAacgttttttttcaaaatttgttgtgtaccaaaaaataaataaaaaaataaataaaaaaggatgctgtATGGAtgggaaaaaataagaaaaatttgacgaaatttagatttttttttttataacaaaatttttattactttttaataaagtgtgtgtgtgtgtgtttcactttttttttctcctcaatttttttaatttttaggtagtactactattccctgcatggaacagactgttccatgatgggagtagtagttcctgtattaatacagatcgccccgggtgtcacttgtGACACCCGATgtcatcgtccataatatagcagagatgcggagcggatcTATACAgccctcacatctctgctctgtactccggccagtgatatgaatagaacatcactcattcatattttccgcccagagtggggcaAAATATTGTGTGACCGATCTGCAACATAAATTGACACATTCCTCACTTCAATTTGCATGCAGAGAATTTCCAAAGTGTGTGGATGAGATTTGTTAGATTTGATAAAATCTTATccactttactgcagattttccattcacaaatccaGATGGAAAACGTATGAATTTATGTTCCACATCCATCCATTTGGTTATTGAGATACCTACATGGCGCTCCGCAATGGTTGACATCTACTGACTCAATGACCcttatttactaaaagtggagtgtagatttctttgtgggttttaataccctacaatttattttccacagtatttactacatTTCCCACTTTCCCTACAATTACTTTacacctgttctgatctgtcggggtttcctcagctcaaatccaccacattttatgtggaaaccttagtaaatatgttgggtttttgtgaaaatgtcgggaacatgcccccttTTGGAGAACCCGCCCCCTTTTCCcagtggccacgcccctttttcgtttttttttttttttttttttttttttagcaaaatggagagttagtcgggttttttacaattctggcacaaattcaggcacaaattctggcacaatgcgacagaatctggcacacaacccgacaaaacatgttgggtttgcaatagtaaatgagggccaatgtacaCAATGTCaacacaatggggggagatttatcaaaaactttgcaaatgaaaatctgccaagttgcccatggcaaccaatcagatcgcttctttcattttccagaggctttgttgaaaatgaaagaagcaatttgattggttgctatgggcaactgggcaacttttcctctggacgggttttgataaatctccccccaatgaacATATGGTGGCGACCACACACTTGGACatgaatctttttcttttttttccatatacatgTACAACACCACCTGTGATATCTGAAGCAGTCTGACAGCTGGTCTACATTGGGTCCTctgccaccttaaaggggtactctactgccccagcaTCCCGGAAAATTAAGtttcgaatgctgggtgcgggggttgtgacatcacgccatgcccctcaatgcaagtctatgggagggggcgtggcggccgccacgccccctcccatagacttgcattgaagggacgtGGGGAGCATGGCCATGAtatcacgacccccacagccctcaCCCAGCATTGGAAACCaaatgttccagatgctggggcagtggagtaccccctttaaagtacCCACGACTTGTCACATGATCAAAAATCTGATTGAAAGTGCAATCGGACGAAAACTGAGGCTTGTTTTAAACAATTGTTTACCACTAGAAATACGACTGTAaatgatttttaggtaaaaaaaaaaatcgtattaGGGGCAGGGTcaaacgtgccgtattttgctgcgtattcgctgctgcgtattttcctacccattgacttaaaaTATGCCGCTGCAAATACGGCCCGTGTGACCCTAcgctaaagtggtattccaggatttttttaaacttttgggctACGTGCCCCTGATGTGAAGTTATGTATGGTATAAATTAACGTGGATTACCTGTTTGAGGTGGATTGTGCTGATTTTCGTATTTTCATTAGGGATCACTGTCATCTCGAGCCTTTCCTGGCCGGCTGTGTGGCTCAAGTCAGGTGATcacagggggcttggctgcttcttGTCTTCCTTGAAAAGACAGTCCCGTGATAATATGTGCGGCCCATCTGTATGTACCGCCACGTCCTCTACTGTCACATGATCCAAGCAGAGTCTGCAGATAGCGAGGACGCTCTAAAGGCTGGCACGGCGGGATGTACAGAAGAGCCACACACTGTCATCAGGGGGCAACCCGGCCACCTTGTCAGGGAAGACGAGAAGCAGCcaagacccccccctcccccgatcagCTGACTTGTGCCACATTGTCTTGAGCCGCACAGCAAGCCAGACAGATAATACAAGTTACTGGACACCATACATAACTTGACATCAGGGGCACATAGCTTAAAAGTTCATAAATCATTGCATACCTCTCTAACTGGTCGGAAgtcaaaatcgtgatgtgaatccagccttaaaggggtactccggtggaaaattattattattattttttttttaataaactggtgccagaaagttaaacagatttgtaaatgacttctattaaaaattcttaatccttccagtacttcttagcggctgtatactacagaggagattattttctttttggatttcttttctgtctgaccacagtgctctctgctgacacctgtgtccattttagcaactgtccagagcagcatattttttctatggggattttctcctgctcgggacagttcctgacatggacagaattgtcagcagagaacaaaagaatttcctcctgtAGTtttcagccgctgataagtactggaaggattaagatttttttaatagaagtaatttacaaatctgtttaactttctggcaccagttgatttaaaaaaataaaaatttaccaccggagtacctctttaacttgcTTTCAATAGTTTATTATTATACAAAATGTAGTTGTAAGGTCAATATCTATTTTGGCTTAGTGTCTGGGCAGCTGCTCCTGCTcccataatgtatatatatatatatatatatatatatatatataactactgCACTTGACCTTATAGAAGCAGCATCTGTTGTGTCCTATAAATGTCATCCATCACTCTCCCCCATCGTGCTGCCCGTCAGTATTTTTAACCATCCCCCCTCGTCTTTGTCTTCCTCACAGCACAAGAAAGCACAAGTCCAAGATTCAACCTAGTGCCCCTATATATCTTCGGATCCGTGGCCTTCGTTTCGGCGGGTGCCATCGCCTCCATCGTCTATCATCTCAAGAAATCGAAGGTACAAGGATCGTACAGCCTAGTAAAAGCTTTGAGAAGCAAAGTGTGACCGGACATTGGTCGTCTTTGATGGACATCTCCATGTGCAGGTCTATGGACAATGGAACACTTGTGGTAGCGCGTTCCTTCTGGAAGTCCTCCTCATGGACCTATAGTGAGCTTGTGCTGTCCCAAGCTCCGTGGTCCTTTTGTGGTAGAACCTTGGAAGTGAAACCATCAAAACCCGATTCCGTAAATGGGAAAAGACGGAAGAAGAAACAAAGATCTCTATTTTGAGTAGCTGGAGCACTATGTGTGTGTGAAGGATCACTATTTGCACTTGGACTTTTTGCGTTTTGTGGTGGTGACCATGTAAATGTATAGAAGCTGCTCATATTTATGTCACGTTAGTGTCAGAGCGTCGTCTCTTCTGTCCTCTTTCCCTTGTGTTGGTCTTGTGTCGATGTGTTAGAGACGTGAAACGTGTCATGAATGTTAATGTGGCCTTTCTCCATAAGGCAGAGCTGAGCTCTAGGCGCCTTTTGTTGGCCATTGAAATGGAATGAGAAGGCGAGGATCAAAACCCACAACTGAGAGAGAGAGtgggatttagttttttttttttaataatggacACAAAGAACACAATAGGGCATCTCATTGGTGTGGAGATTGTGTGTGATAGTCATAGGCCTGAAACTGCACATTGATACGTTGTCTCATACGTGAAGAACTTTTCCTTCCTTTTTGGATTCCGTCCAAACCACCTATTTCAACCCTCAATTCGTTTGTTCTCTGAGATGTCTGGTAGCGTctcttccaatctgaccacagtgctctctgctgccacctctgtccatgtcaggaactgtccaaagcaggagaggtttgctatggggattttctcctgctctggacagttcctgacacggacagaggtgtcagcagagaacactgtggtcaggctggatggaactacacaacttcttgtggagcatacagcagctgataagtactggaagggttaagatttttaaatataagtcatttacagatctctataactttctggcaccggttgatttgaaaacatttttttccaaccggagtacccctttaaaggggtattccaggccaaaacctttttttttatatatatcaactggctccggaaagttaaacagatttgtaaattacttctcttaaaaaatcttaatccttccaatagttattagcttctgaagttgagtagttgatttctgtctaactgctctctgatgactcacgtcccgggagctgtgcagttcctatggggatattctcccatcatgcacagctcccgggacgtgacatcatcattgagcagttagacagaaaacttcagaagctaataactattggaaggattaagatttttcaatagaagtaatttacaaatctgtttaactttccggagccagttgatataaatatattttttttaaaaagtttttgcctggaatacccctttaaggtttattgGGTAAGCagcaaaagcaaccaaaaagcAATAATAccaaatacacagtatatagcagttttattttattttttgcaagaaaaaaagGTACAACCCATGGGCAGCAGTAGGAAATACTACGATTAGTCAAATCCTACATCCAGACCGGCAGGATATATATTGCTTTATGTGCAGACGACTGAATGTGAATTATTATGACTCTTCGGAAGAGTACGCACCCTGCTACCGTCCACTCCCACAGCATATATAACTGTGTTTTCAAAACTGTGTGCTTCCTgttgtttgcaaaactacaactcccagcatgcccggacagccgttggctgtccgggcatgctgggagttgtagttttgcaacagctggaggcacgctgtttgaaaaaaaaaaaaaacatactgtaaCACTAGGCATAAGCTTCCTTTTCGTACTTTCTTCCTCCACCGCTTAATAGTTGCGGTAGCAGCTGCGCTGTAGTGAAATGGTTAAACAGGAATGTGTGCAAAATAACCCATAGGATGTCAGTCATTACCTCGTCTCCAGTTTCTAATGGAAAGGCTTGAATGTGATTTTGTAGTGAATGTTTTTATAAGGTCCACTGCTGTAAAtccggtaaaaaaataaaaaaattttgcacaatgattatatatatatatatatatatttttttttttttaaaggaataaaTTTAAATGAAAGATTTTTAGTGTTTGGAAAAATCTTGTCTTGTCTTTTTGTGCTTCTAAGAATGTAAAGGGAGCTGCGGCTACGGCCACAGCGCAGAGGGATGTCACCCGTCAGTGCAGCCCTCAGACTCCAGCCGAATGGGATAGACGCAGGCCTGTGATGGCGTCATTACATCGTGCAGAAGAAGTCCTGTGCCAATTTACCATATAAAGTGGGAACATTATCTACCTTCTGGGGgcttcaatttaaaggggtattccagggaaaaaaatttttttttatatcaactgggtccagaacgttaaacagatttgtaaatttacttctattaaaaaatcttaatcctttcaataattatcagctgctgaagttgagttgttgttttctgtctggcaacagtgctctctgctgacatctctgcttgtctcgggaactgcacagggtagaataggtttgctatggggatttgcttctaaactgggcggttcccgagacaggtgtcatcagagagcacttagacagaaaagaacaaccttaacttcagaagctcataagtactgaaaggattaagatttttttaatagaagtaatttacaaatctgtttaactttctggagccagttgatatataaaaaaaaaagttttttcctggataacccctttaaagaagttctctaagctaaaacttttcacccccgctgtgcccgggctgtaaaactatacataataaactttcacttacctgcctatgatcccccgttgttccgatatcgccgtcccgttctccggtcccggtctcttcctcttcctgcgggtcgtgacttcactctgcgctcagcctatcagcagcctcagcaatgtcccgtcgcggccgctgataggctgagctcagagtgaagtcaccgacccgcaggaagaggaagagaccgggaccggagaacgggacggcgatatcggaacaacgggggatcataggcaggtaagtgaaagtttattatgtatagttttacagcccgggcacagcgggggataaaagatttcagttggagaactcctttaattgaGAAGGGAATTGTCTACCTACTGATGGCAtctacttaaaggaaatctgtcatcagtgtcacctgcactaacagtcgcagctccgcccagtcggtccccagcggtgacgcctcttcagtgtgcGAGCCGGAACTAAGAATCCCCCCTTTGTTGAACAGAGGAAGCATTTACCAATTGGACCAAATaggaagttccctgggtgcaGCCATAGTGAAAATTCTGGCGGCTGCGTCCGCCTCAACAGAATACCGGCAGGTATCTGCTGCGGCCCAGACTCTGTATAAACCCACGATTTGCTGCATAAGTCACCGGCATCAGTGGCAACTAACATTAATGCCTTGGTGCAACAAAGTCTGCAGCTACTCGTTACAGTTTATTGCCAGACAGCTTAAAGAGACAGCGCACCCAATTCTTCTTAAAGAGACAATGCACCcaattcttcttaaagtgacagcacacTCAAGTGACAACATACTCAAAAAGTCTACAAGATTTCAGCACGGgtattcttggggaatcctgtcctccctacctacaatggagaccacttcaccctgagggatttcaatgaGAAGATCCAGAGCTTGTTCGTCTTTTATtctctccctccta contains:
- the LOC130330477 gene encoding LOW QUALITY PROTEIN: vascular cell adhesion protein 1-like (The sequence of the model RefSeq protein was modified relative to this genomic sequence to represent the inferred CDS: deleted 2 bases in 2 codons): GFSLEYPFKEFLFIHHFLTVPPRNTHVSITPSSVVREGDSVQIRCTSEASPAPRLVLKMIMGHGVVDLVSESGDYNISNAGVEHTGTYICESTNAAGSEMAEGTLNVEVAPKNTYIEIIPSPFVIEGDSVQIRCSSEGSPDPKLVLKMRSEDEPITLDSSDGSYNITHVGIENAGTYICESANVVGQELALGTLTVQVPPRNTTVVVTPSQNIKEGDTVTITCETHSIPSPTIILQKVCAKNNTLLQSTNGTFTLHNVTHNDTGTYTLKIISSAGNETEVINIVVAAQESTSPRFNLVPLYIFGSVAFVSAGAIASIVYHLKKSKVQGSYSLVKALRSKV